The genomic region aaaaataattgggtGTTCCAGATGTACTCTGACATTCAACTTGATGTGAAAAGGACGACCAACGATTCTCATGGTCATTCGTCGTAGCCTTTTTTTAATGTCGCCGACCACGCTAGCGTCTTACCGCTGCTCGCAACGGAGCGGCTGTCCTCGGAGAGCTCGTGGAAGAGCAACATTTCGCGCTGGGCCAGCTCCAGACGCTGCTGCTTGACCAGGTACATCTCCTTTTTGGCTCGGAGGGCCTCCTGCGCCACCACCAGGTACTCCTTCAACATGCGCTCCTGCTCCTGCCGCCATTGGGTGCGCGGGTTCTCGATCTGGGTGGTCTCTGAGGGACGCCACAAGGGGAGACCGCCACCAGTGAGACAAGAGACTAAACCTGCAGGTATCGGGTACTCGTAGAGGACCTCAATACCAGCCACCCGATActtaagggggaaaaaagtacAGATCGCTGTGGGCTACTCACTGTTGATGTGGTCGATGTAGTAGACGCCCACTTGCTGGTCGTAGACCTCCTCCCAGCCGAGGGGCAGCTCATCTCCGACGCAGTCGGCGAACGTCAGCGGCTTGGTGATCCTGAAGAGACGACATTAAATcggactgattgattgattgattgacactCCAACCAACAATACAGTCCAAAGTCGCAGTCGTCTCGATCCTTCCAATGaggcaataattttttttttctcgtttttggaaaacattcaactATAACTCAAACCAGCATGTCGACAGGTGTGACTGGTCGCGTGTCAGGCAGGTGACAGACAGGTGAAAGTGCGCACGCACAGACAACAAGGAGGCAAACACCTCATTTCAAGTGTTTGCGAAAGGTAAACACACTCAAGTCATGTCTGCACACACAAGTAGGAGGAAGAAAAGCCGTTCGAACAGCAGCTACCACGTTCGGGGAACTCGTGTCATCTTGGGAATTGATCCCAACGacccaaacaaaataaaaaactttaaaaaaaagacttagaGCACTTTACACATTTCTTGACGGAGCCTTCCAGTCTATATTTTGGACGATTAAATTAATTCCATATCAGCAATTGTCAGCAATCTCAAGCAATTTCATTTCTCTGGTTGTTGTTGTTCAACGTCACCGCCTTGAGGGGGAAAAACATGTCCGCTCGGAGATTCTAATCATACTGCATGTGAATGTTTGCTTTGTTCCGCAGTCTTGTGACGGCGTGGTCACTTCTGTctctcaaaaacacacacacacacacacacacacacacacacacacacacacacacacacacacacacacacacacacacacacacacacacacacacacacacacacacacacacacacacacacacacacacacacacacacacacacacacacacacacacacacacacacacacacacaaggcagaCGCGCATATTTGTACATGCAGCAAAACGAGTTGTCATAGTGACACAGTGACTTCCAGTGACCCCGTATCAtggacaataaaataaaaagtcttTAATTTAATCTCAAAATAATTTTATAAAAGTATTTTAaagcgttgtgtgtgtgtgtgtaacattcCGTGCACACATTCCATACATCGGTGTGGCGAAAAAGAGTTTTCTGAAATTAGCCGAGGCAAACTCGCAAGCATGTCCAGCTGTGGAGCGACGCTTTTGCACCTTccgtgaaaaatatatttagtTGTCAAGAGACATTTGCTAATTCTAGAATAATCCGGCCCGGAGGATATTTCCATCCCGTGCCAGCCGCTTTTTGCCCGGCGACAGGGTCGCCCGCCGCTGGCGTGAGAAAGGCATGTGAAACTGGAGTCCAGAAATTCTCCAACAAGCGGAATCTCCTCACTTTTTGTTAGAAGACAAATATCAATCCCAAATTAAATCTCATTTTTTAATTAGCAACCTGGaagcccccccctcccaccccttcTATAGCTGGCCCACAAAAAAGGCCACAAGTGGTGCCGGCCTCAAAATTCCAttgtgtgtttaaaaaagaaaCGTGAAAACaactttgggaggaatgtcactCACGCTCGGGCCTCGTctgaggcgggcgggcgggcgggtgcAGGATTTCAGAGCTCGGCTTAAAGCAGCTGATATGCAGACGGAACCTTTATGTGTTAAATCCGATAGAAATAGGCCTCCTAAAAGTAGCGGGGAGAAGCGATGAGGCTGGGCTGGGAATAAGTGTCGCTGCTCTTATTTGGCCAGGAGAGTTTCGTGGAAAGTACGGCGGAAAAGCCCCAGGTTCCGAGTCGCTTGTTTGTAGCGCTTTTGCTAACTAGCGTAGCATCACAACTGGGATGAAAAAAGGGGCCCAGTTAGTGCAGAAGAAACTACAGCCcactattatttttaataatattaaGTTAAAACTACAAATTAATTTATACTGTTGCTATTGTTAGACACTGACTGTTCGATTCAACGGAATTGGAATCGAGTCGTTCGCCCGGAGCACAGCTAAAGCGTTGAGGGGACGACTTTTTGTACTTTTCAATAAGAATTGCGCACCAACGTGGAACAATAGAGGCCCTGATAGCTCGCAGAGTTTGGCATGTCCTGTTTAGGTTGCATTCTTCTGAGCGGGGCCCGTTCACGGACAACTTTTGGGCCTCCGTCACTCTTTGACTCCTTAAAaccgtattttttttctccccccaatATATACAAAATGCAAAAAATGGCTGAATGTCCAACATGAAAAAGTTTGAAAATaaatctatttaggtcacttcacagtcaagatagcacggatgatgaaaaaaataaaaagagcacACGGGCCAGATGACATGGAGCTCAAGCGACGCCCCCCTTGGCACATAATGAAAACACTGTGGGAAGCAAAATAAAAGCGGGGTTCAGCGCATGTGAATAACCTCTGGGCGCCTGCGAACACAGCTCACCCTTTCCAGAATAATTGAATTTGGTGTGCTTTGTGCGCCGGCATAATGGCCTCCCTTTGCCGGGCGCAGGCTTGCATAACAGAGCTAATAGAGGGGGCCCGCCGGGACGGGTTGCGGACACGTGGGAACCACCCCACCGCGGCCACTCCCCCTTACACCCGCTTCTGACGCTTTTTTTCGGAGGCTGCGAGCGAGCATTAGTGTTGAACATGCCAAGCGTGACGCTCATTCCACTGGAACAAAAAAGACCCACGCAGCGGCGTGAGTCGGCAATGGCGTCCCCGAGTGAACTGAGACCCCCCTCGGACAAGCAGATGTGATTATATTCATTTAAATATAAATTGtaccaaaaaaaagaattttattacaattattatttttgagaaaatacaaaataattattcatccaattatttttattatttaaacccTTAAAAAATCTGAATTATTATTTGAGGAATGTTTTGAAGTGGTCTCGACAAGGTAAACAAAAGCCATCTGCTCTACCGAGGAATCCCTTCTGTGCGTTCTTTGCACCTTAACCCAATTTTTCGCAACATGCCGCGAGCTCACGCAAACATCCAGTCAGCGAGCGCACGCCAACGCCGGGCGGCGGCATCATGAATCGTAACAACCATTGACGATTATGCTTGGCCTTCAGTGGCTCTTGTGTTTTTCGCCAGCGGGCCAGTCAGCAGACTCTCGGCCTCACACTCATCAGGAGACCAATCTCGCTGTCCTTGCAGACGATTTTTATTTTCCCACATAGTGGAGGCTGTTTTATTGAAGAACAAGAATCCTGATTTACGGGTTTTTCGAGACGCCAGTCGTTTTAtggacgattttttttttttgctttcgaacaaaaatgtgagagtcaCAACAAGCGGCAATTTGGCAGCAACGTGTCGACATATCTAACAACACTCAGATGTAtggattctttatcctctgcaaagaacaacTTTATGGCGAGAGAGGTGTTCAaatccggtcctcgagggccgctaccctgcatgttttagatgtttctctgcttcaacacccCTGATTGAAAGGATCAGGATGGTTATCAGGCTTCTGTAGAGCTTAGGGTcattgagggagggagggaaagatcTAAAACATGTAGGGAAGCGGCCCTCGAGGTTTGGACACCTCTGTACAATTAGCATTTCTGTACTAACGGCATTTGTGGTCACAAATCACTTGCGAGTGACTCGATCAATCCGGTCACGGTAACGCCGCTTGCAATCGTCCAACAGAACTAACTGCAGGCGAGTAGCAAAAGAATGTTTGGAATTTTCGCCATCCGTCCATTTTCAACAgggcttatcctgttcagggtcacggGGGGAGGCTGAAGTCTAACCCAGCTGACTTAGCGTACGAGGTAGGACACACACCCTGGACTGATGACCCGTCAATCAGGCGACTCACACACAATCATTCACACTGACTCGCAATTCGATTCTGCTGGGAAGAGTAGAATCGGCAAAAATGATTCTTTTCAAAAGTCCTAATATCCGTTCAATGACACCAAATCTGAACGATTGCTTATAAAATTGTACGTGTTGTATTTTGATTTATTGAAAGGTCAACATGGGCTTGGGAAAGGAGCCATTCTTTCAATGGAGAAAATCGATGAatcactggaaaactgctgatgAAGCAAAAACCAGGTTTTTCTAATCGGGATGACGCGCAACTTCTGCATTCATTTGGTTTGAATCACTTGAAACGAGACAAGAGTCATATTATGGAAACGTTTAAATAACTCGTACGGCCTTTGTGATGTATTAAAGCTTTGTCGGGTCGATGTAAGCTCACACTTTGACCATCCTCGGCTGGCAATATTTCAGATTTATTTAAGGATGATTTTTCATTCCTGCTCACACACTTCCCAGTTGGAGCTGGGGGAAAATTCTCTTCCACTTAGGGTATTTTGACGCAAGACatattttgggattttttttttttttaaagtgagagGGGGAGCACAATAAGTATCTTTGAATCGGCCCGGCTTCGAATTTCCGATCCATCCTCAAAAGTGCTCGGTGGATTCCCAGTCCCGGTTGGAGGCGCGCATCCTCCCCGCGGCTTTTCCCAGCGGCCCAACTTTAGCAACATTCCTGACATAGTTTTGCCTGGATTTCTGGGAGATGGAGTTTTCAcggccacgcacacacacgcagttaTAAAAGTGGCAGTCTCACACACATTTTGTTACATTGGAAAGGATGTAGTGGAAATAAAGTATACAGAAAAAAGGAGGTGATTAAAGTGTGAGGGGAGAGATGATGGAATGCTGCAGATCAATGgaagacacacacaaataaatacacacattCACAATTTGATTAGTTGATCATATTTGGAATAAAGGAGAAAAGATAATCAGGCTCGACTAAAGAGTTTGGATTAATACTGGAAGTCTTTGTCATCAACATACACAAGGGGAGTGTGTAAAATGGGAATGGAAaacgaaaatatttgaaaacaaattgttACTTTTAGGAACAAGGAGGGTTTAGTTGCGTGAGTGATGAAGGAATGTTAATTTGTGTGAAAAGGAAGAACAATAAAATCCCCCAAAGCATCATTCtgacattttttcttttcaagtaaAATGCGTCGAATGACGTATTCGAGTTTCTTACCTGTCTCTGGGGTCTATCCACGACGTTTGCCGAGTGTTATGGTCGATGAAGAACACTCTTCCGTCATAGTCTCGGGCTTCCTCCCATCCGGCGGGCAGCGGTAGCTCGGAGCTCTCTCGCcgcttgccgccgccgccgcctccgcccGGCCACGGCATCGCGGCTGGTCGCCGCTGCTGAGCGGAGGGCTCCAGCCCCGttgcttctttccttccttcgtcgtcgtcgtcgtttgCTCTCAGTGTCTCCCCGGGCCGGCCAACCAGTTGCTCCTCTTCACCGCATCGCGGCCCCACGATTGAAAAGAGCAAAGTTTTCGCTTTACAAAGAAAGAGGAGGCGGCGACGGGACTCTCACGGTGCTCGCGCCTCCATGTTGGCCTGATCCCTCCGCCACCATGTTTCATTCCTCCGTGTCCTTATTCGGGCCGGGGGTGGATTTGCATAAACGGACGGACGTGCGGGGCGAGCTCGGCCACTCTTGTCCAATCCCCTCCTCTTGTCTGCCTCCTCCGTGTCCACTTTAAAACAGcccctctttaaaaaaaaaaaaaaaaaggaaagaaagaaaaaaagttgactTTTTTTAAGTCGGTCACTCGACTTGACTTTGGCTAATTAATCCCCgctaataatttattattatataacaTGTTGAATCGTGTCATTAAACGCCGATAATTCCACTTAAATTGTCATTTAATTGACTATTTTGACCATCGAAAGCAAGATTAATGACAAAAAAGTTTCCTCAAAACAAACAAGTTTTCCCTCCGGTGCAAACTCTAAGCGCttgaatagtttttcatatacttTGGCACCACCTACAGCACAACATGAATATTGCACCCATTTTCCCCACTCAATgacgtcatgtgtttttttttaccgtcATGGTAGTTGCCtttgaaaaaagtatttttgacgAAGAAAGGAGTTGACATCCAGATATCTGTTCTCAAATGCATAATATAAAATTGGAAAGCTGTCAGAAAAATATAACtcaagtagagtagagtagagtagagtagagtagagtagagtagagtagagtagttaGAGACTATTTGTACTCGGTTACTTCCCACCAATGGTGTGTGTGACTGAGAGCGTCACTGCAGTCAGCTGAGCGTTTGTTCTCCACCTGAGGGGGAGTTTATCTCGGCATTCTTATCTCCTGCATGGCTTATGAgtgtgtatgcatatgtgtgtgtgtgtcacatccATCTCACATCCTAACGGTGATCCACAGCCTCCTCCCACAGGCCGTTTCTCACAGGCCCATATGAACACTCCACAATAGGCCGCAGTGTCACTCACAATGTGTTGTTTACAAAGGCAGCACCATTCAGATATTTTCAGGAAAAACATCTTTcgtaaattaaataaaactagGGGCTGCTGGTAATCCTACTCCCAAAAGCACAGGTGGGTTGCGCCGATGTGGGAGTGGTCACATCCAAAATCAATTAGGTCGGTTGCAAATGTCCGACGTCGACCACTTCGGCCTGTTTTATGAGTTCGTTTTAGGAAATAATTCTGTTGGTTAATTTGCATTAAATTTTCATGTATCGTAGTCAGAAGGCTTTCGCAAACAGTGATATCGACTTTTTGCAACGAGTGAGCGACTCTGCCCACGCCGCCCATTGGCATAGGAAGTAGGGAGGGCTGTAGAGGGGAGGGCCGAGGTGCCCCTGCTGCCCttcccctctcccctccctccaGTAGAGGATGAGCGCTCCTCTGAGTGGCAGCACTTGGTGCCAGGAGCTCCCGGGCCCTCCAGCCTCTTAGCAAGCAGCTCTCGCTCAAGCTGATGGAGGGGTGCGCCTGTCGCGCCCTGGAGCTACCGGGCATGCTGCTGTACGCCGGCGCCTGGCTGTGCGTCCTGGGGGCGGTGGTGTCGCCGCGCTGGCTCAGCATGTCCACTTCCATGCTGCCCGTGGAGAGCTACGAGCTGGGTCTGTGGGAGACCTGCGTGGTCCAGGACATGGGCGGCATGGAGTGCCGGGCCTACGACAGCCTGCTGGGTCTCTCGCCCGATCTCAAGCTGGGTCGTGTGCTCACCTGCGCCTCCCTGGCGGTCGGTGCCCTGGGCTTCATGGTGGCCATCCCCGGTCTGTCGCTGGTCAACGGCTGCGAGGAGGACGGCGCCAAGAGGACGCTAGGCACAGCGGGCGGGGTGCTGGGCATACTCTCCGGGGTTCTGTGTCTGATCCCCGTCTCGTACGTGGCGCACGTGGCCGTGGTGCGCTTCTTCGACGACGCCCTGCCGGACGTGGTGCCCCGCTGGGAGTTTGGCGATGCCCTGTTCTGCGGATGGGCGGGGGGCTTCCTCCTGGCGCTAGCCGGGCTCCTCCTGGTGCTCGCATCCCGCTCCACCGGCCGAGACCCGCCCCCTCCCGCCGGCCCGCAGCGGAGGTACCAAGTGATGAACACGGTGCTGGCCCGGGCAGAGTACGTATGAAGGCCCGTCACTGGAAAACATCGCAATCAAGCAATCAGTTTCACTTCTAAAATGTACATAGATGTGTAAATAGATGAATAGATGCTGCTAAAAACCATAGAAATATCTCTTGCTCCTCTATCAGTGGAATGTTTCAAGCTAAAATATTCCGATTGTAAAATGAGCACTCAATCTGTATGAGCTGAATGATCACAATAAATCAAACTGAGATTACATGTGTAAGTCATTTAAATTGGTACTGTATCAGCTAGATAGCGCTCGAGCTAAAACAGCCACCAAGGAAAAAAATACCCTAATATACGCCCAACCATATTTACTCCTGGGGGTCCGGTGCCCCAAGCTTGTTATGCCACCAAAAATCAGGGCACGCGTTCCTCCTCTTCCCAGTGACTTGGACCAGGGCCTTGTGTTTTGCCGTTGGTGGAAACGCAGCGTGAGGTTAATTCCATCGTATTTCCTGCTCGCCGGCCCAGTTAAGCTGCGTTTAATGAACGCCTTAATTTGCCAAACAGTCAGAGGCCGTCGGCTTGGCTGGAAAGCAACAAGAGCACAAAACGTACTGGACATGCAGCATGTGGAGTTTGCGCTCATAAGAGGAAGCTAATTGACCATTTTGTAATGTTTGGAAACATTAGGCCACAGGTTACTTCCCAGGTGGCAGAAAACGAGCGAGTCGGTTTTTGATTAGAGCTGAACCGATGATAAAATGTTGTAATTTCGCAGAGAGTAATGGCTAGCCTATGAGTTAGCATCACTGCTATAACAGTCATGCTTTAGAAAAAGTCAATATTAGCCAATCCCCCGATGATTATGTTAACAATGTTGGAATTTTTCAACATCTTTTCAACAAAGCACAATCTGAATTAACCAACAAAATTCAGTTTTCATCCAAGaagtgggcggccattttgccacgtgttgactgaaaatgacatcatagctACTCAGGTAttgaccaatcacagctcaataGTTTGGCTCAcctgtttttttaattcagtcatgtgacattcacaagctgagccgtgattggtcgtCGGTGTATAATAAACTAAAAAGGAGCTGATTGTGTGATTTGAAGGGGATAATGAGACTATTAATGATCTGTATTCGTGTCTATTGGACACAAATGGATGTTTATTAGCAGACTGCACATTTTACCTGCTGAGTTTAGGCAGCAGGGGGAAACAAGCcccccactcacacacacaagatgtTTGGGATTATTAAACCTCCGCAGATTTAGAAAATGACCTCCTGCTAACATGAAGTGgaacacaaacaaataaaacttgCTGGAAGACTGCAGTTCTCCCATGAGAGCTAGCAAAAATATTAAGTAACCAtacaaattaaaacataaaaaggcTACTTTGACGAAGTAAAAAAACGgatatttagaaaataaattagaaaaagcAGTACTCAAGTCTGAAAAAGTCTGAGGATTATTATCGAGATGTTTTATCTTTGCGTTGACAGTAAACCGAGCCGTAAAAGATGCAAGATTTGATACCATAAAGGTCAGTCGGAGTTCAGAGAGCACATTTTTATCGCTGTCGCAAATCTTGTGGGTTTACTACACGGAAAATCAAACCACACGTGGAACATTATATCATGCAAAACTGCTtccaaaataatatataaatatattattttgttcTCAGTACTTTAGTTTATATGCAAAATGAagatcaaatttttttttttattgctcattTTTATTAACCTTGAGTTTGAAATAACAATTAAGcatcagatttttttgtttttttttcagaatttcTTACTTCCCGCTCTTATGTTGTGCTGGGTTATTCTTCCGATAAATGACACAGCAGATTAGATAAGAACGACATGTCATGTCAGTCTTATCTGCAACTCGGGGAGAATGCACGCCAAGAGCGTTGTGCTCCTTCACTTTGGGGTATGTGCTCCAAGCGCCacttgtgctctccactcatgcTGGACTTGTGTTTGTGACGGCAGCTCAACAGCCTTTTGTTTGGCCCAAGTGGGCCGCCCGccgttctcttctcttctctccactggctagctggctggctggcggccCCCTCTCCGAAAGCTCACGTGTTTGTTAGCCTCCTACATCCAAGTTCACATTGTCAAGCTGACCCTCCAACATGCCTCACGCAATCTTGCATGCTTGTATCATGAGAGAGCATGTGATGTCATAACAGAGCttaataaaatgtatttggggttaattaaaatatttaacGCAATTATCATGGGCATCAAATATTTgtacaaaaaaatccaaatttatTCTGTATATCACTTTTCCCAGCCTTTGAAAATTTTACCATTACGACACTTCATCAGGATGAAAATCGGGATTATCCCTGCCTCGCTTGTCCTCCTGAGCCACCCCCCGTCCATGGAGCTCGGGTTCGAGAGTCCACCACACGTATCGGTGAGCGAGAAAGAGCAACGCGCTGATGAGCATGAGGACGGTACCCAGGAAACCCATCATGATGGCCGTGCCCACTCGCTGTCCAGCTGGAGCAGCAGGAAGCCTGAACCTAGGTGGGAAGGGGATGGTAGCGTTGTTCGCCACCGCGCCCGCGTTCCACACCAGGGGGATCAAGACGAGCACGGCTGTGAGGAGATAGAGCGCCCCCGCAAGGATGAAGACCCCACGCACGCTGCCGCGATGCTCCAATGAGAAATAGACCCGCCTCACCGCCCGCACTGCAGCGACATTGCTCATCAGGCCGCCCAGCATGGCTAGCACCATGAGAACCTGCGCCACCCGGATCTCCACCGGGACAAAGCTGTCTGAGATAGCCATAGTCTGGCAGTTCTCCATCTTGGGGAGGGTATGACTGTGGAAGCACGCACGCCAGATGCCCACCCAGGCCACGCCCGAGGTGATGACGGACGTGAGGTTGTCGGGGTTTACGTGCCACCGGCGCCACTCGTCCATGCCCGCCGTGGCCATGGTGAGGATCCATGCCAAGCAGCCAATCAGCAAGCCCAGAAACTGCCAGTGGGCTGTGTGTGCCAGGAACAGCATGATGAGGATGATGGTGAGGTCAAGGGTCAAGTTGCTCTTGATTTGTCTCCCTAAGGAGAATTTTGTGACGGGACAGCTGTGtatatgaataaaaacaaaacgtcATCAACAATCTATGTATCATTAATTCTTTCACTCTATATGTCCATTCATAAATGCAAGAATAAAAAAGTGGCAAAAAGAAGCCAGATTTGTCATTTCTAAATTTTAcatcaaaaatacaaaatggaaAAATGTGACTCTTGAATTGAAATTTCAACACATCAAATTTCAGTCATCATGAAATATAGGAAAATAAGGAATAAAATAAGAGACCTACCATTTAATTAAAAAGTGATTCTCGTTCAGCTGAGCAACGTTGATGACTTGCCAGTGAAGTTGATGATGGCTGACATGTTGACCATCATGTTTAAAGATGGCTGCCGTCAAGAGGGAGAAATATTTTAAAGTTATTTGTAGCTTTTAGCACCATCACAAGGTCAGCTCAGATGGCACATTACAAAAACTTTTCTATCTCACTGACACAAATTTACACTTTGTCTGAATTCAAATGTAAATAGTTACCTGTAAAGAATTTCCAGCCAGAGTGAAAATTTCCAAACGTTAGCGTCTTAAAAAACGACAAACTGACAGCGGCGAGCGCACGTTGCGACTGTAAAAGATGTTCTCTCACACTATCAGCAGCCCAGCAGGGCTTGGCTGAGTTAATGAGTGACACTGATGAGCTGATCGCCAAGaaaatttaaaacaatcacacacaaaaaagacaaCATGAATTTTTTCTTATATTTGGATTTGATTTTAAAGCAGGTTGTGaatgctttttgtgtgtgtctaaatGGAAACTACCACAAGAGGGCCCTCCCGTGCAAttctaaacaaaaaaaacctcagaTAAAGTGTTATAAAAAGTCACAAATGTTCATAATATAGAACAATACATATTTCTTCAATTTAGCACGGCCCGTGAGAGGACGCTGTGGTGGTCGGCAGGCACTTGCCACTAAATGTCAAGTGCATCTCCTGTGCGGCCAAGTGCTCTGTAAAATGTCAACGACAGGCGGCGAGGGGTCACGCAGGACCTCACTTCAAGGCTGatggacaaattaaaaaaaaagtggcgtgAAAAGATGAGTTTCGTCCTAGTGTAGTGCTCTgagcgcaaaaaaaaatgtcatccgcCTGCTGTGCTCAACCAAAGGCTACAATaaattactaaaaaaaaaaaaacagaaaaagaacCCCGGTTGTATCGCAGTTAATTTCATGTCCCAGCTATACagtgttttttaaatcattcaatTTGTTAGTCTTTTTTTGACAGTGTGCAGTCAAATATAAGCGTTGTGCACCTTTAATGTAGTACCACTTTGTGCCACAGCGTGGAGGGCAGCACTAGCGTGAGTGACTTGGCCACATAatgcagacaaagaagagtttcacacCTACTGCACTGTAAATGACTCAGTAAGCTGCtgtaatttgttgtttttaaagtggCAGAAGGCAAAGCTGTGTGGTTCTTCTTTCAAAAAAATTctattgtttttatgtttaatATAATAGGGAATGGAATTTAACAACTATTTGAAATGTTCGCTCGCAATTCAaagcaaaaatattttccaaacgACAGGTTGTATCTCATAAACTGGGTCaattgtatctcaaggcaccactgtgcaATGTTTCTTATTTTATGAGGCATTAAAATGAAAGTCTTGTATGTGGTCTCTGTATAATGCTGATTTTCGTGTATTGCGGTCTTCTGGGTTGTAAAATGGTTTCACTGCGTTTGGCGCAAGTGCCAAGAAAAAGCAGCATCGTCCTGGGGAGTGGAAATACCGGAGTCTCTGGCGCCCTCTGGTGGACTTGACGGCAAGCGTCTCAGTAGGCCAAGCGCTGCTCGATGGGGAGACTGTCCAGCAGGCACTTGAGCTGCTCTTCGCCCAGTTTGATTTTGTCCTCCAGCTTGCGTTGCTCGATGATGAGCGCCGACTTCATCTTGACAAAGTGCTCGTAGTCGGCCATGCCGTCTTCGGGCAGGTAGCTGGCCAGGATGTCATAGACGGCTCGCTCGCGCCGGTCCAGGTTGT from Syngnathus scovelli strain Florida chromosome 10, RoL_Ssco_1.2, whole genome shotgun sequence harbors:
- the LOC125968372 gene encoding putative claudin-24, coding for MEGCACRALELPGMLLYAGAWLCVLGAVVSPRWLSMSTSMLPVESYELGLWETCVVQDMGGMECRAYDSLLGLSPDLKLGRVLTCASLAVGALGFMVAIPGLSLVNGCEEDGAKRTLGTAGGVLGILSGVLCLIPVSYVAHVAVVRFFDDALPDVVPRWEFGDALFCGWAGGFLLALAGLLLVLASRSTGRDPPPPAGPQRRYQVMNTVLARAEYV
- the cldn34a gene encoding claudin-34, with the protein product MLFLAHTAHWQFLGLLIGCLAWILTMATAGMDEWRRWHVNPDNLTSVITSGVAWVGIWRACFHSHTLPKMENCQTMAISDSFVPVEIRVAQVLMVLAMLGGLMSNVAAVRAVRRVYFSLEHRGSVRGVFILAGALYLLTAVLVLIPLVWNAGAVANNATIPFPPRFRLPAAPAGQRVGTAIMMGFLGTVLMLISALLFLAHRYVWWTLEPELHGRGVAQEDKRGRDNPDFHPDEVS